From Daucus carota subsp. sativus chromosome 6, DH1 v3.0, whole genome shotgun sequence, the proteins below share one genomic window:
- the LOC108228125 gene encoding uncharacterized protein LOC108228125 has translation MDFELRMAREKLEKEQKDRKQKARLKLERERKAKQEAIRQREAIEAAQRSRRIDAMEAQLKEDQHMEENLLAGRGIMFNRVLEAVPYPGIGDKIKLPPSCFTELSDQGSFDKGPLHFCLSLVHHVNSSNTEGAQSQNTGTTHAGVLEFTAEEGFVGLPPHIWNNLFSKSVPEVPLVEVRYVWLPKGTYAKLQPIEFGFSDIPNHKAVLETSLRQHATLSQNDVLIVNHGVLTYHLRVLELKPSPSISVLDTDIEVDIVGPDSAPEKTDQHVLIPIMFGKSEFGVVEEGNYMYYKFSIDVDVWELISSGDSEIEVKIDMEAQDGDTDLYISKHPLLFPNRHQHGWSSHDVGSKVLVLSSRDQSLAQGTYSIGVYGFKGKTKYELSVTVQDRSNSKVGQQAVATSSTFMEADTVECRNCRHYIPSRTIALHEAYCRRHNMICQHAGCGVVLRIDDAKNHTHCEKCGLAFHGGEIEKHMKVFHEPLQCPCGVVLEKEQMVQHQSSDCALRLVTCKFCGDMVQAGTSAADVRDRLRGLSEHESVCGSRTAPCDSCGRAVMLKDMDIHQIAVHQRG, from the exons ATGGATTTTGAACTACGGATGGCGAGAGAGAAGCTCGAGAAGGAACAGAAGGATAGGAAACAGAAAGCGAGATTGAAATTAGAAAGAGAGAGGAAGGCTAAACAGGAGGCGATTCGACAAAGAGAAGCTATTGAAGCCGCTCAGAGATCTCGTAGGATCGATGCTATGGAAGCTCAACTTaag GAAGATCAGCATATGGAAGAAAATTTACTTGCTGGAAGAGGAATCATGTTCAATCGGGTATTAGAAGCCGTGCCTTACCCGGGTATTGgagataaaattaaattaccTCCATCCTGCTTTACAGAGTTATCAGATCAAGGTTCCTTTGACAAGGGACCTTTGCATTTTTGTCTTTCTCTTGTGCATCATGTAAATTCTTCAAATACCGAAGGGGCTCAAAGTCAAAACACAGGAACAACTCATGCTGGAGTTTTAGAGTTCACTGCAGAAGAGGGTTTTGTTGGGCTGCCTCCGCATATATGGAATAATTTATTCTCCAAATCTGTTCCAGAAGTTCCCTTGGTTGAAGTGCGTTATGTGTGGCTACCAAAAGGAACCTACGCAAAGCTTCAGCCGATTGAATTTGGTTTTTCAGACATACCCAATCACAAAGCTGTTCTGGAAACAAGCCTTCGCCAGCATGCAACTCTTTCTCAAAATGATGTGCTCATAGTCAATCATGGTGTACTTACATATCATCTTCGTGTTCTAGAGTTAAAACCCTCTCCCAGCATATCTGTCCTTGACACAGATATTGAGGTTGATATCGTAGGTCCTGATTCTGCTCCTGAAAAAACAGATCAGCATGTTTTGATACCAATCATGTTTGGGAAGTCGGAATTTGGAGTGGTGGAAGAAGGGAATTATATGTATTACAAATTTTCAATCGATGTCGATGTCTGGGAATTGATTTCTTCTGGGGACTCTGAAATTGAGGTAAAGATAGACATGGAGGCACAAGATGGGGATACTGATCTGTATATTTCCAAGCACCCCCTCTTATTTCCAAATCGGCATCAACATGGATGGTCCTCTCACGATGTGGGCTCAAAAGTTTTGGTACTTAGCTCCAGGGACCAGAGTTTGGCGCAAGGCACTTATAGTATTGGTGTATATGGTTTCAAGGGAAAAACAAAATACGAGCTCTCTGTGACTGTTCAAGATAGGAGCAACAGCAAGGTGGGTCAGCAGGCGGTTGCAACATCCTCAACATTCATGGAGGCTGATACTGTAGAGTGCAGGAACTGCAGGCACTATATTCCCTCGAGGACAATAGCACTGCATGAGGCCTATTGCAGGAGACATAATATGATCTGTCAGCATGCTGGTTGTGGTGTTGTTCTCAGAATTGATGATGCAAAAAATCACACTCACTGTGAAAAGTGCGGATTAGCCTTTCATGGGGGAGAAATTGAGAAGCACATGAAAGTGTTTCACGAACCACTTCAGTGCCCCTGTGGGGTTGTACTCGAGAAGGAACAGATG GTGCAACACCAGTCTTCAGACTGCGCACTGCGCCTGGTTACTTGCAAATTCTGTGGGGACATGGTTCAAGCTGGGACTTCTGCCGCAGATGTACGAGATCGACTAAGAGGACTTTCTGAGCATGAGAGTGTTTGTGGTTCCAGAACTGCCCCATGTGATTCTTGTGGGCGTGCAGTCATGTTAAAAGATATGGACATTCATCAAATTGCTGTTCATCAAAGAGGCTGA
- the LOC108226220 gene encoding ribonuclease 3-like protein 3, with the protein MEEITEQFRKLDPESSENLQQVEEIIGYSFRNKGLLEEAYTDPSYTKNPKSSYERLEFLGDTVLNFLMGTELFSLYPDLMPGELTQLRSANVSTEKLARAAAEHGLYRFLRHDKPLLSAQIEEFVSTFSRYSLSCVGLIDAPKTLANIVESTIGAVFVDCNNSNEITSKVIKKLLQPIIIPSTMTRHPVTLLFEICQKNGFHIEVIDSWQENGQIEIMIANKYVGRGEYKTKKAIAYNRAAADAYNDIVEKHHVDDS; encoded by the exons ATGGAAGAAATCACAGAACAATTTCGAAAACTTGACCCAGAGAGTTCAGAAAATTTACAACAAGTGGAGGAAATAATAGGATACAGTTTTAGAAATAAAGGGTTGTTAGAGGAAGCTTACACAGATCCTTCCTATACAAAGAATCCAAAAAGCTCCTATGAACGGCTTGAATTTCTAGGAGATACAGTACTCAATTTTCTCATGGGGACGGAACTGTTTAGTCTCTATCCAGATTTGATGCCGGGTGAGCTGACTCAGTTACGGTCTGCCAATGTCAGCACAGAGAAACTGGCACGAGCTGCAGCTGAACATGGTTTATACAGGTTCTTGCGGCATGATAAACCCCTGCTTAGTGCTCAA ATTGAAGAATTTGTTAGCACTttctcaagatattctttatcTTGTGTGGGATTAATTGATGCACCCAAGACTCTTGCTAACATTGTTGAATCTACTATTGGAGCTGTGTTCGTTGACTGTAACAACAGTAATGAAATCACCTCAAAG GTCATTAAAAAGTTGTTGCAACCTATAATTATTCCATCAACGATGACAAGACATCCGGTTACTCTATTGTTTGAAATATGTCAAAAAAATGGATTCCACATTGAAGTAATTGATTCATGGCAGGAAAATGGACAAATAGAAATTATGATAGCAAATAAATATGTTGGAAGAGGAGaatacaaaactaaaaaagcAATTGCATACAATAGAGCTGCTGCAGATGCCTATAATGACATTGTAGAAAAGCATCATGTAGATGATAGCTAA
- the LOC108224563 gene encoding lysM domain receptor-like kinase 3: protein MSKQHSIQSFLISLFSPPFYSVNARIFTTVTSTPFLHSHLPQNMFSVSCFGLLILSSVFVSVHSECSRGCGLALGSYYVWPESNLTIISDFTNIRIEEIVSYNKQLIPNQNSVQSDIRINIPFPCDCINGEFLGHVFKYSLRSGDTYDRIANLYYSNLTTVEWLKRFNTFDPNNIPDTNEKLNVTVSCSCGSDAVSKEYGLFVTFPLRVGDSLVSVANQSNLNLDLGAGSTLLQSYNPGVNFSAGRGIVYVPGRDKTGRFPPIKNSTGISSGGIAGISVAAIAGLLLFAGCFYVVYYRKRRVAKIELSPAAEDQSIQGSSHSSWFILAKNADSTVAASPRLTGITVDKSVEFSYEELAKATNDFNISFKIGQGGFGAVYYAELRGEKAAIKKMDMQASREFLAELKVLTHVHHLNLVRLIGYCVEGSLFLVYEYIENGNLSEHLRGSGDRPPLSWPVRVQIALDSARGLEYIHEHTVPVYIHRDIKSANILIDKNFHGKVADFGLTKLTEVGSTSMPTRLVGTFGYMPPEYAQYGDVSPKVDVYAFGVVLYELISAKDAIVKANGSMTESKGLVALFEEVLNQPTPKDDLTKLVDPRLGDSYLVDSVRKMAQLAKACTQENPQLRPSMRSIVVALMTLSSSTEDWDIGSFYENHALVNLMSGR, encoded by the exons ATGTCTAAACAACACTCAATCCAATCATtccttatttctttattttccccaCCATTTTACTCAGTCAATGCTCGAATCTTCACGACCGTTACATCAACTCCCTTTCTTCATTCTCATCTCCCGCAAAACATGTTCTCCGTTTCGTGTTTCGGCCTCTTGATCCTCAGCTCTGTCTTCGTGTCGGTCCATTCGGAGTGTAGCCGAGGCTGTGGCCTTGCTCTAGGCTCCTACTACGTGTGGCCTGAATCAAATTTGACAATTATTTCTGATTTTACGAATATTAGGATCGAAGAGATTGTTAGTTACAATAAGCAACTGATTCCGAATCAGAACAGTGTTCAGTCCGATATTCGGATCAATATACCTTTTCCTTGTGATTGTATTAATGGCGAATTCTTAGGCCATGTTTTTAAGTATAGTCTTAGGAGTGGAGATACTTATGATAGGATAGCCAATTTGTATTATTCGAATTTGACGACTGTGGAGTGGTTGAAGAGGTTTAATACTTTTGATCCGAATAATATACCGGATACTAATGAGAAGCTTAATGTGACTGTGAGTTGTTCTTGTGGTAGTGATGCGGTTTCAAAGGAGTATGGATTGTTTGTTACTTTTCCTCTCCGCGTGGGGGATAGTTTGGTGTCGGTTGCTAATCAGTCGAATCTGAATTTAGATTTAGGAGCTGGTTCAACTTTGTTGCAGAGTTATAATCCTGGTGTTAACTTTAGTGCTGGAAGAGGAATCGTTTATGTTCCGGGAAGAG ATAAAACTGGGCGCTTTCCACCCATAAAAAACAG CACAG GAATCTCAAGTGGAGGCATAGCTGGCATATCTGTAGCAGCAATAGCAGGGTTGCTGCTGTTTGCAGGCTGCTTCTATGTTGTATATTACAGAAAAAGACGGGTCGCGAAGATTGAACTCTCACCAGCAGCTGAAGATCAGTCTATTCAAGGTAGCTCTCATTCTTCATGGTTTATC CTTGCTAAAAATGCAGATTCCACTGTTGCAGCTTCTCCCCGTCTTACAGGCATAACAGTGGACAAATCTGTCGAATTTTCTTATGAAGAGTTGGCAAAGGCTACTAATGATTTCaatatttcttttaagattGGACAAGGTGGTTTCGGTGCTGTTTACTATGCGGAGCTCAGGGGCGAG AAAGCTGCAATCAAGAAAATGGATATGCAAGCATCACGAGAGTTTCTTGCTGAATTGAAGGTTTTAACGCATGTTCATCATCTGAACCTG GTTCGGTTGATTGGCTATTGTGTCGAGGGTTCTCTTTTCCTAGTATATGAATACATTGAAAATGGCAACTTAAGTGAACATCTGAGGGGCTCAGGAG ACAGACCACCATTATCATGGCCTGTTAGGGTACAAATTGCTCTGGATTCAGCTAGAGGTCTTGAATATATTCACGAACATACTGTTCCAGTATATATTCACCGGGATATCAAATCAGCAAACATTTTGATAGACAAGAACTTCCATGGAAAG GTAGCAGATTTTGGTTTAACAAAACTAACGGAAGTAGGAAGTACATCGATGCCCACAAGGCTTGTTGGCACATTTGGATACATGCCACCAGA ATATGCCCAATATGGTGATGTGTCTCCTAAAGTTGATGTTTATGCTTTCGGGGTTGTCCTTTATGAACTTATATCAGCCAAGGATGCTATTGTAAAAGCAAATGGTTCGATGACCGAGTCAAAAGGACTTGTTGCATTG TTTGAGGAAGTTCTTAACCAGCCAACTCCAAAAGACGACCTTACTAAACTGGTTGACCCTAGGCTTGGTGATAGTTACCTAGTAGACTCGGTCAGGAAG ATGGCTCAGCTTGCTAAAGCCTGCACACAAGAGAATCCTCAACTACGACCAAGCATGCGATCAATAGTTGTTGCACTAATGACTCTGTCATCGTCAACAGAAGATTGGGATATTGGTTCCTTTTATGAAAACCATGCCCTTGTCAATCTGATGTCTGGAAGGTAG